Proteins co-encoded in one Ktedonobacterales bacterium genomic window:
- a CDS encoding glycosyltransferase family 9 protein gives MDRSLRTLASIASLEPTQHILDTGGVSTAAPVPGEPRKILATVLCPLGDTLLATPALHALRKRFPYAQIVGLTNRSNYGIMEGNPDLDSLVQVNPAGAGLEWARVARVLYQLRREQFDMILNFSTLGQVLTSISGGHEHVGFPMPRHWWLRSTRDEKFGASHAIDRYLDVVNQIGAPLPTEASERIPRIYLSGKDRAAARSLLRKAGVAAQDVVVAIHPGGEGFQRRKQWSTERFAAVAQRLMTQYKAKIVLVGGPTDKSLAEAITARLPLAPIDTTGLTTLKQTAALIEASTLFIGNDSCPLHMAGAVGTAAIGIFGPSNIQQFHPVGEPGFRFLAAHRDLPCSPCFHFVGNRPPWKVNLCYSRRCLKAIPPEDVIASAHELLSDYAMQAAALDRR, from the coding sequence ATGGATCGTTCTCTGCGTACATTGGCAAGTATTGCGTCTCTAGAGCCAACTCAGCATATCCTGGATACTGGCGGCGTGAGCACGGCGGCGCCCGTGCCAGGAGAGCCACGCAAGATTTTAGCAACCGTCCTCTGTCCCCTGGGCGATACGCTCCTGGCGACCCCTGCCCTGCATGCCCTGCGCAAGCGATTTCCCTATGCGCAGATCGTTGGCCTGACCAATCGCAGCAATTATGGCATTATGGAAGGAAACCCTGACCTCGATTCTCTGGTGCAGGTCAATCCTGCTGGCGCAGGATTGGAGTGGGCGCGGGTTGCCCGTGTCCTTTATCAATTGCGGCGCGAGCAATTTGATATGATCTTGAACTTTTCGACGCTGGGCCAGGTCTTGACCAGCATCAGCGGCGGACATGAGCATGTAGGTTTTCCGATGCCTCGTCACTGGTGGCTGCGCTCAACCCGCGATGAAAAGTTTGGCGCCAGCCATGCCATTGATCGCTATCTGGATGTTGTCAATCAAATTGGCGCGCCCCTCCCGACGGAGGCGTCGGAGCGTATCCCGCGCATCTATCTTAGCGGGAAAGATCGCGCTGCTGCGCGCTCGCTGCTGCGCAAAGCGGGCGTGGCGGCTCAAGATGTGGTGGTGGCAATCCATCCAGGAGGCGAGGGCTTTCAGCGGCGCAAGCAGTGGTCAACTGAACGTTTCGCGGCAGTCGCACAGCGCCTGATGACGCAGTATAAGGCGAAAATCGTGCTGGTGGGCGGCCCCACAGATAAGTCATTGGCTGAAGCCATCACAGCCCGGCTTCCTCTTGCGCCGATAGACACAACCGGCCTAACCACGCTCAAGCAAACGGCAGCCTTGATCGAGGCCAGCACGCTTTTTATCGGCAATGATTCCTGCCCGTTGCATATGGCCGGGGCTGTTGGCACAGCAGCCATTGGCATCTTTGGGCCTTCGAATATCCAGCAGTTCCACCCGGTAGGGGAGCCGGGTTTCCGCTTTCTGGCGGCCCACCGCGATCTGCCATGCAGCCCCTGTTTCCATTTTGTGGGCAACCGGCCACCCTGGAAGGTGAATCTGTGCTATTCACGACGCTGCTTAAAAGCCATCCCCCCGGAGGATGTGATCGCCTCGGCCCACGAACTCTTGAGCGACTATGCAATGCAAGCCGCCGCGTTGGATCGCCGCTAA